The nucleotide window CACCAACACACCCGTAACTATAACTCGCTGACACTACCAGCGGGCTACAGCTATAGCCATTATAGCAGCCCACAGCGAGTATTTAACATTCGTTGGTGGGCTGTTTTATTTACAGCCTCACCTATCCACAAGTGAGGTTTAACATGATTTCGAGTTACCAGTTTTCCCAACGTTTCGACGCTATATCCGTCATGGCCGGCGCTACCGTCGCCCTGTTCGCCCTCCTGCGCACGCTGGCCATTGTGCTGGGCCTGGCTGTGGGCCTGGCTGGCGCCTTCGCTGTGGTGGTCGCCTTCTGGCTGCCCATCTGCCAGATTGCCGGCTGTCTGGCGCTCATTGCGGCCTTTGCCTATGTGACCTACCCACGTAGCAAGGCGGTGAAGTAATGGACACCAAAGCCGTTTTGATTGTGCTATGTGCGGTTGTAGTTCTCTACACCCAAGGTTGTTTCGATGCCATCGGCGGCGGTAAGGGCAATGCCTCGATGCAGCCACCGGTTGACAGCAAAGCCTGTTACGCAGACGCACAGCAACAACTGTCACCGCAATGGGCCGGCGCCAGCAAGCTTGACCGGGCCATTGCAGCGTTTACCGTCATCACCACTTGCGAGGGGAGCAACTAACCATGAAAAACATTCTGCTACTTGGCCTGAGTATCCTAGTCCTGATTGCCCTATTTGGTGACGGTGGCTTAGAAGTTTCGCCCACTGTCTCGCCAAGTCTTGAGTTCAGCCCGGCGCTTGAGTTCAAGCCCAACGTGTCTTATGCACCCGACCGCAGTGTGACGACCAACAACATTGAAACCAATATCGAGCATCAAACTGTGATTGTGCAGGCGCCACCTTCAAGTGTGAACGATGGCGCGGCCGCCGGCGGCGTGACCCTGATTGACGGGGAGTCGCCAGCCGGGCCGGGGTGCGCCAACCTTTACCCTGGTGAGCAGATTTACAATGGGCCGGACCTGCAAGGGGCTTGCTTTGTGGAGAATGCGGAGGGCCAAAAATTCTTCATCAATCGCATGGGCACGCGCTGGCTGCTGGGCGGGTCGGTGGCTGAGGCGAACGGCGCCGGCACACAGCCAGCACTACAGGCACCAGACGCAGGGGTGAGCCTTGACCAACTGCAAGCGGCCTTCCTGCGCAACGGTGGGCAGCTTCCTTGGTTCTGGGACACTCGCAGCGAAGCCGCACAAATGGACTGGCTGAAGGAACAGAGTGAAACATGGAAATGATAATTGATATTTTCGTGGTAGTGGTGGGATGGTTGCTTGCGGCCGGCGCCCTGGTCTATGGGTGTATGCATGTTCCCCCGGGTGCATGGGCGCGGTGGTTGGTCTTTGTGGCCGGCGCGGTGATTGCAACGCAGTTTGGTTGGTTGCCACTGTTGCCCCTGTTCGGCTTTCATGCCGGCGCTGTCGAACAGTATGCCGCCCTGGTTCTGGCTACAATCGGCTTGAAGCTAATCATGGAATGGGCTTTGCCCTGGCTGGTGTGGTCGGTGGAAGTAGATGAGGTGAGCGATGAGCAAGCAAGTTGATATTGAGATTGTCGATTATGATACGGGCTATCTTGACGCCATCGACGGCAGTGTGACGGACATCGCCACCACCGCCCTGGCCACTACCCACACGGCTAATCACGCGGCAATCACGCAGCAATCACGCGGCGCCCTGGTATTGCCCCCGCCGAAACAAGACGGCAACAGTCCGTTGGCCGGCGCCCTGGCTCATCTGATGGCGCCCCAACAGAGCAACGGACAGCTGGACGCCTACGCCATCCAGCACATGCAAGCAATGAGTGAGAAGAGCAGCCCAATGGAGCGCAACCGGGCAAAGCTTATCTTGGTAGCCGGCTGGGTGGCCATAGCGGGGATCGTCGCCCTGGGCCTGCATAAAGCAGACCTGATTGATGACCGGATGGCCTGGCTGTGCTTCGTGATTGCCTTCGCCTATGGGGTGTACAAGTCGAACGCCGATGAGAACGCCCACAGCCCGGCTGGGGTCGAGCGGCACAAAACGGACATCTACGGCAAGATCCGGATCACTGAAATCAAGGCGGCGGATAAGGCCAACGAACGGGCGCATGAAACATTCGGCAAGGTTGTAAACAAGGTTTACGGAGGTGAGGATCGTGCTCAAAATCGAATCACACGCCAACGGTAAAGTGAGCAGCAATACAGAAGCACTGTACCGGGAACTGTTGCGCCTTCGTGGCGAAGTGGCCCATCTGCGGAATAAGCTGCCATCCAGCACCCGGGGATCCAAGATTGTACGGGCTGCTGTTGTCGATGCCCACGCCATTATCCTGGCTGCCTTCAGCGGCCAATCGACGGGTGTGGCTGCCATGTACAAATCCGGCATGAGCAAACGCCGCTGGGCATGGGCCGTTGCCTTCCTGCGCTATGCCGGCATTGTGGCCAAAGAAAGCCGACAATGGCGCAACGGGTTAGAGTTCACAGTAACCGATCTAGATGAGTCTATCGCCCTGTTGGAGCGCGCCGGCGCCGAATTGATGGACAGCAAAGAAGGGTATCGGCGCCTGTCCTTATTGCTGAAATCAAGCTGATGTATATCAGGGGAGCGTACCTACAACGTGCCTCCCCTGATACCTACCACAAATCTACAACGAGCCTACAACGCTGCCTACAACGATATACGAGCCGTAATCACACAGAGCCTACAACGAACCTACAACAGTACCTACAACACCTCCCAGGACGGGGGTATACCTCTGGGAATGGATGCTTAAGGCGACACAGTGACGGGGCAAAAAAGCGCCAACAGGCGCCCACACTCGCACGCACAAACAGGCGCCAATCACACACGGTCAACTTGTAATGATGGTGGCCACTGCCCACCAAGGAAAGGATGATCATGATACAACAAAAACGCAATCGCCAACCTACTAAGCCAGCCGGGCCAGAAGGATGGCAGAATTTCCCGATAGTGGCATACACGGAACTGGATGGGCGCCAAGTGCCGATCCGGTCCGATAAGCCGCTAGAGGTAGCGGCGACACGCGCTTTGCTATTGCTGGAAAATTTGCCGCCGGTTAAACATCGCCGCAATGGCGAGCTTGCCACTTTGGCAGATACACAGTAAATATCAATCAAAGTAATTTTATCAACCGGGAGTAACCGCAGCAGTCATCACACCCACTCCCTCAATAGACCACACAGGGAGAATACTATGAATACCGAGATCATTATCGAAATTTTTGAGGAAATCGAGCCGGCCATGATCGTTCATCACCGGGAGTTCAATGCGCTCTTGCGGCTTATCAAGCCCACGATGACACCGGAGATGTGGAGCAAGATCGAGAGCACTGTAAACCTGCGAGTTTATGACGCCATGCAGAGCGCCTTCACAGTGGGGATTGCGCTGGGGATGCACTCTACGCCGACCGCCATTGATGAGGCGATTGTCAATGGCGATCTGGAGGAGCTGCTCAAAGACGCTCTGTCGAAACTGATCGACTGATTGATATGCGAAAGACGTAGCCTGTACGATTACAGGCTACGTCTGTTTTTTTAGTTACTTTTGTATTATAACATTTGTTATAGCATAAAAGTAACATTTTTGCAGTGAATATTACAAAAACTGATCCCGATATTTTGAATACTGCATATGCAGGTGGTATTATATTGTGAGCGTAAGACCTACCCGATCAACAGAGGATGGAGATTATGAGCGAGATGATGATTCTGGGAACTGAAGTGCAGCGGCGCAGAGGTGGCATCACGCGGAATACTGAACAAATCGCCCTTCGCCTGCCTCATGAACTGAAAGCTGAAATTGACGGTCTTTCGGCCAGTCGCGGAATTTCGCGAACAACTATTCTACTCGAAGGCGCTCAACTGTTCATGCAACAATTTGCGGCGGAGAGAGCGCAGTAGCCATAGAAAACGAAGCGCCCTGCTCGTGACAGCAGGGCGTTTCTAAATCGTCGTTTTTTCTCAGAAATATACATCGGTAATTATGACATATGTTATATAATAACACAAATTTCGATAATTTCGCGAAACGCCAGCCGGATGGCCAGCGTTCCACGGATCTGGAGGGAGGGCATCCCTCTCCCCATTTTAACACACCTGACGCTAGTATAAAAACTTCGCATATTGAGCGGAGCGAACAGCGATCCAGATTGCCCATTTGCGGCCTGGGGCTTTACCTTCACTCTCTTAAATGGCAAAGTGCCCTTCACAAAGGGGTGGCAGAACCGGCCTTTTACCGCAGAAGAGGCCAGCCGTCACCCTGGCAATGCGGGCGTTCATGCCGGCACCCACAGTAACAACACTGTTTGGATCGACACTGACACCGGCTTTCCTCATCTTCTCGACACGTTTCCCATTTTAAAAAACTCGCTCATTTCCTACCGCGACAACGCCCCAGAGCGGGGGAAGGTGGCGATCCGCATAACTGATCGTCTCCCCGTTGCGGCCAAAGCACGCCGGCCGGAGGAGAAACAACCCTTTGCCGAACTCCTATCTACGGGTAATCAGGCGGCGGTTGTGGGTACGCACCCATCCGGCGCCCTCTACCAAAACAATGGGCGGGCGCCTATCGAGATGACCTTTGTCGAGCTTGCCGACATTTGGCGAGCCTGGACAGGCGAGGAATTGACCGATACCAAAGCCGACAAGGCCAAGCGCCCTGCTACCTCCCAACCCATCGGTGATGCCACCACTAAGCCCACAGAACGCACGCATTCACAGAATAGCCTGGCTGACCGAGTACGAGAGCACTGGACGGTTTTGGAAGTCTTGTGCCACTTTGGCCGGCTGGGCGAAATGCGCAGTGAGCCAAACGGCGAGATCCGGGTATTGGGTAACGGTGGGTTGCTCATTCAACCCAAGGGCGATATTTTCTATTCGTTCGCTGACAGTCGGGGCGGCGATGCCCTTGAATGCTGGGCATGGTGTACGGGCCTGAGCCGGGCACCCAAGGGGCGGCGCTTTGTGGAAATGGCCCATGACATGTTGCTGGCCAAAGGCATCGAAATAGAGCGCCCTACGCCGGCTGTTGACCTTCTTGCGCTGTGCGATGCCATCCTCACAACCGACTTAGGGCAGTTTGTTCCCGATGAACTGAAAGCCCAACGCAATGGCAAACCGGAATATCGCACGGCCTCAACCGACCGCCAAATCATCACCCGGATTCTACAGATCATGCGCGCAGTCGGTCGCACCGACAACGTTAGCATCAACGCCTACCGGGTAGTGCGCGGCGTCAATACGGACGGCGAAACCGTGCAAGCCAAGTCGCACAAGAGTGTAGAGCCGGTTTTACGGCGCCATGCCTGGCTATTTGATGCCCAGCCAACCGACAAACCAAATACCTGGAATGTATCGATCAAAGTTGATATGATTACTTTTCCACTTGTAACACCAGTCTCTAGTGCTGCTAAAGGTGGAAATCTAATCACATCAACTTTTTTACACTGGATGAATGACGACGGGTTCAGTGGTGGCACGTCCCGTCACCAACGCCAAGCGGCGCGGCGGGCCTCCTGCGATGGTGGCGACGATACGTTCCATGCCTTCCTAGATAGCCTATTACCCGGGTTGCAAGCGTGTGGGATCCTGGTCGTTGACGGGTTGCTGAACGCCGGCGGCAGCGGCACAACTGTCGATGAACTGACCCAATCATTTGGCCTCACCAAGTCGCTGGTGGCGACGATCATTCGCAAGTTGCGTGACATGGGCCTGATCGAGTCCCATCGTCAACATAAGGCGCCCTCTATCCATATCATCGAAGCCCACGCCTTTCAGGTGCTACAGTTTCGCCGACAGGAGTTTCGGACC belongs to Chloracidobacterium sp. and includes:
- a CDS encoding winged helix-turn-helix transcriptional regulator gives rise to the protein MSGANSDPDCPFAAWGFTFTLLNGKVPFTKGWQNRPFTAEEASRHPGNAGVHAGTHSNNTVWIDTDTGFPHLLDTFPILKNSLISYRDNAPERGKVAIRITDRLPVAAKARRPEEKQPFAELLSTGNQAAVVGTHPSGALYQNNGRAPIEMTFVELADIWRAWTGEELTDTKADKAKRPATSQPIGDATTKPTERTHSQNSLADRVREHWTVLEVLCHFGRLGEMRSEPNGEIRVLGNGGLLIQPKGDIFYSFADSRGGDALECWAWCTGLSRAPKGRRFVEMAHDMLLAKGIEIERPTPAVDLLALCDAILTTDLGQFVPDELKAQRNGKPEYRTASTDRQIITRILQIMRAVGRTDNVSINAYRVVRGVNTDGETVQAKSHKSVEPVLRRHAWLFDAQPTDKPNTWNVSIKVDMITFPLVTPVSSAAKGGNLITSTFLHWMNDDGFSGGTSRHQRQAARRASCDGGDDTFHAFLDSLLPGLQACGILVVDGLLNAGGSGTTVDELTQSFGLTKSLVATIIRKLRDMGLIESHRQHKAPSIHIIEAHAFQVLQFRRQEFRTYNGGLCRWERTLERAQNRAEKTACDLATVGADTTQLERKIARLTEQRRRVREQLYPSMSNDDLNKWAYTPLYLPPAGRQKQAPTMPEPTALAWYRLTELTGRLTLSESEFAELVELSDMLGANIPFADNLIWAQYYRKQADIAQIITTTCRLADDEAVKAL